The Theobroma cacao cultivar B97-61/B2 chromosome 1, Criollo_cocoa_genome_V2, whole genome shotgun sequence genome contains the following window.
AATGAACCGCAACGCCTCTAACTACTGTGTAATAGTGAGACATGTACTTTCCCATGTCAAAGGACAGCTTCACCAGGGTGTTTTTCATGAACTAGAAACAatttaagggaaaaagaatgcatgaaattaaGCATgtgttaaagaaaaaaaagacatttGATGTAAGGAGGCAGATCAATCCTCATAAACATATCAAAAAAGTATCAGTAATTGACTGCAGGATGCACCTGCATTTGTATactaaacccaaaaaaaaaaaactatataaCCACAATAGTACGAGGTTTACTATGTTCTGAGGCTTTCCTGTTCTGTTTTCCCATCAGAGAATGGGGATTGGGGAGCTGAGTTGGAACGAGTGTATGAGATCAGAGTCTGGCAAGTTGAGAGGAGGCAAAGAAAAATGGCCGTAAGTAGAGCTGCCTCTCCTAATTTCTTGCATGGTCAACAGAGCTGCAACTGTGTTTCTAAATATTCCTTTCCCTGCCACCGTTATCGCTTCCCTTCGTTGTTTCAGCCTGTCTTCTTCGTCCACTGGAAATACTTCATCAATGGTGTTTTCACATTCCTTAACCAGCTTGGAAAGGAGATCAGTTGTGAAAAACGGTTGCTGCAGCACTTTCTGGATGTAGGGCAAACGCAATAAGCCACCCGTTCGCTTGTCATATTTCTTCAATATCTTTGCCAAACCTGCAGAACCCAAAACATTGCCTGGTAAATTTGTTTACcagagaaagggaaaaggcCAATTTCTACAGGACAGGGACTCATGATAATATGGAACAAAGCTTGTCAGGGTGACTACCTGTGTAATTGACATTGCTATAATTCTCTAAGAGGACCATTTCTCCATGGAAATCGACAATgtcttttctaatttttgcCATTCCATCTTTATACTTTGTTTCTGATGGCTTAGTTCCATCCGGCCCCCATGTGTCTATCACTCTCTTAATCCTCTGCTGCAATTCctgaaatttataaatcctTGCTTCAAACttctattcattttattttaaatatcgAGCAATTGAAAATCGAAATTGTACCAACAACTTCAATGGATCGATGTATGAATACAATATCTCCAACGTCTAGTAACACACCTGATTAAAACTCTAACTATTCTAAGAAGTATTCATCGTATGTGTCATGGTAATTTAATTActacttttttatataaaaaaatgtcaacttattcattaaaataaataaataattcgcTTCCTTAGAGCGATACACACTTGCTAGCGCCTAGATGAAGCTTTCTTGTATCAGATAcgaaagaaggaagaaaaatactCCTATTGCGTGCTTTCCCAACTTCTGAGTTAGCCTGGGATTGTTTGATGAGTCATTTGAGTTGACTCGGTTGAGTACACCAACTGGCCGACCAAAAATGCTTCACTTAACAGTTactatatttatattttaatcttctttattttatggTCATGCCAACCGTTTTCATGGTAATAAAACTCACCTTATGTCGGATGATGAAGTCCTCCTCTTGTTCCATGAAGAAAACATTAAACTTATCGATCTCATTGTTCAACAAGTACACAAATTGGGCCTCCGCTTTCCCATACTCCATCGACTCCGCCGACAGCAGCGGAGCCGAAGAAATCAACCTAACAAGCTTCTTCAGCTCCTTGTAGTTCAAGAAGTTGTCCCGCCAGGCCGGTAAAGTTTCCTCGATTTGCTGCTTTAATATCTTCCCAAACTTCATATCCTTGGGACCCGAAATTGAATTCAccgaaaagaaaaaaaaaaaaagaaagagaaaagggtGAAAGTGAAGATTTTTggtgatgaagaagaagaaatgattTGATGCTAATGGTTATATCAGGCAAAAGATTACTAGAATATTAAAGAGCATATGCTTGGCGTGATGAAATGGCAGTTGGAAAAGGTAATAAGAAGTCGTTGAGGTAAAGAGAATACCCAAGCATATTCGGGTATTGTAGTCATACCAAAGACCATTAGACCAATTTCATAGTGTAGTGAATTAAATGTAGGCCAACGTGGTAGATAGGTCAagggaggactaaattgacATGCTGGTGAGTTTTTGCTCGAATCAGAGTAGGGAATTGCTATGATCAACGAAATGGGTCCCCACACTCCCACTCTGTCTTGATTGGTGATGTGAGATAAAGATAGGTGAATGCTTGTCATTGTAGTGCTTGTCAATGGAAAGAGAGATTTTGGGGAGAGGATGATTCTTGGAATGATTCCTAAGAATCTCCTATGGGAATGGAAGTAGTAACTCTGTATGGCattgatataaatatatgcattgaaaaatgtatagtaGTATGCATAAACAAATATAGAAATAAGGAATATGTGATTTTTGCTCTTTGGAAAATGCCAATTTTTGCCTTTGTTATTGCATGCAGTCCCATGCCTTTTTagtaatttatttgattgatagtaatatgtttatttttttccccAGAGTTTAATTGGAGAGGCAATGAAAATGTGGAAAGGCAAAATCAAAGACGTAGAACATGCAAGGGTGAATTAagttaatcaaataaatttgattaaaaatggttcaattaattcaaaattaaacccGATTAAATCGATTACTTTGAtcgattttgattttaaaaattcttttttcgaTTAACATAATTAATCGATTTATGATGTATATAGGTAGGTATATTTTTATGTACtttgtttatgtttatttgaaccttttaataattttaatcatatttattgaaattttttaatattgtactaagaatttataatttaattttatttattttgtaattagtatggaaaaatgatattaaaaatatcaGGCTTGAGTCTAAAAATTTCGGTTAATTCATTATGAGCCGAATTAATCGATGTAATTTGATTGatcaattaatatttaatttactgtaaatttatttgatttttaaataatattaattaatttaattatgaaaaattttaaataaattaatctttTGTTCGCTCCGTAGGCTTGATAATATGGCCCATTGGTTCGGACATCACTTTTAAAATGCGAGCTTTGAGCATATGGGCATTCCCTATCACGCCCAATCCCAAAACAAATGAGAAGCTGTCTCTGCTCTGGCAGCAGGCCTCGGTCCATGGGCTTGGCTGGTTAATTTAATTgtataaatgataaaatgaatatagtatagattttttatgttttttggtTAGAATTCTAAttgtaaatcaaaatttaaataaaatataatataaatataatgaaTTTAATATGCATACTTTATGTAGGAGCGTGACACGTGAGTttgtcatttttataattattaaggGAAGTTTTGCGGATTTTCACtcattttccttcttcttcttttgcttttctttctttgttcttgtCTCTCCCAAAATCAGCGTCTAGGGCTTTTTGTTTTTCGCTTTCCCTCCACTTTCGACTCCCTCTCAGTGTAAGAatgtgtcattgtaaaattggTGTGAAAAAATTGCTGATCATGGCATTGAATATGGATAAGCAGTGATAGGCGGAAAccattgtttatttatttgacattttatattttctaatttcaaaGGCAATGACCTTGatctaatatttctttttctgttcCAAATCACAGGCATTTGTGAAGACCAAGCATCCAAAGGCTTCATTATGAGTCAAAACAGTACATGCTTCTTCAACGAGGAAGTGAGTATCTCTCTCCCCTCTCTC
Protein-coding sequences here:
- the LOC18614360 gene encoding SPX domain-containing protein 3 gives rise to the protein MKFGKILKQQIEETLPAWRDNFLNYKELKKLVRLISSAPLLSAESMEYGKAEAQFVYLLNNEIDKFNVFFMEQEEDFIIRHKELQQRIKRVIDTWGPDGTKPSETKYKDGMAKIRKDIVDFHGEMVLLENYSNVNYTGLAKILKKYDKRTGGLLRLPYIQKVLQQPFFTTDLLSKLVKECENTIDEVFPVDEEDRLKQRREAITVAGKGIFRNTVAALLTMQEIRRGSSTYGHFSLPPLNLPDSDLIHSFQLSSPIPIL